The genomic window TTTCTCCTGGTCTTGAATGAAGTTTTCTATTGGATTTTCTCCTTTCATAATATAGTGGTAGGCGTTTATAGGCAATCCCAATATTGGGAATCCTAAATACTTATCCTCTCTCTCAATGGCACTTCTCCTAATCATGACAAAGTTATCTATTGTATCTGCAATGTTCTCTGGGTATGTGTGGGGGTCGAAAACCAAATCCCCAATACCATTTGCAAGGCATTTTGCAGCCATTTGTTTTAATGTTTTTACGTCATTTGAAGACAATACTAAAGCAAAATCCTTACCGTTTTTCTTTGCCTCTTTCAATATCTGAATCATTTCATCAAGATTTTCAGTTGTTGCAGCATAAATTAATGGTTTTGATTTTACAACATTAAATGCCTCTTTTATGTTGTCTGGGTTTAATGAGCAGATTGCAATTGGCATTTCGGTGTTTTCTTGCACGATTTTTATTGCATTTTTTAACTTTTCTGCGTCATTTGATGCATTCCTTATAGCAATAAAGTCAAGTTTTAATTTTTCTCCAGTTCTTTCAAATGTAAATTCCTCTATGTATTTTGCCCTATTTTTTATCTCCTCATCAGATAACGTATCGGCAATATCAATACCTATTGGTGTTGGATTGAAATATGCCAACTCAAATCTATACATTACTTCGTCTCCACCCATTACACATTTTTTCTTATCATTTCCAAACCAAACTTCTTTAACTGGTGGAGATATCATCTCTATAAGTTTTTTCCTATTTTTTTCAAATTTTGGAGTGTTTAATATAGGGCATTTATCAATATCTATCTCTTTATTTTGAAGTTTTGTGGCAAATGCCATACATGATGGTTCCCCACATTTTTTACAGTTTGTTTTTGGGAGTAGTTTGTAGATGTCCATTGCACTTACTTTCGCCATTTATTTCACCTCAATGTTATCCTACAGGGCATCACCGAGCGAAGCGAGGTGGTGCATCATTTTGATGAAACTTTTTTAAAGTTCTTATCCCCTATGGGTAGGTAATCCATTCATAGTTATTTGTGTTTATCTTAACTTCTCCTGGCTTTGTTACGAGTGATTTTCCAATTTCCTTCAAGACCTTTATTGATAATGGGTGAAGCATCATGAATATATCTACTCCACTCATTAGCATTGTTAATCCTGTTGTTATTTCCCAAAGTGGCAACCTATAATCCCTATCTCCCCATTCTGGGTTTTTCATCCATGCTTCTCTTGCCCCAATAGCGTTTGTTGTTCCAGATGACATTGGCATATTTACCAATTCATCCCCTTTCAATCCTGCCAACCTCAATCTTGTCATCGCGTTTATTGAAAACTCAATCCCATAACCCAATGCACAAGTTGTTGGATCCATAACAATCCTATCTGCATCTAAACCTACAGAGATTAACCTTCTGTTTAAGTCCTTTGCCATGTTTGGATCCATAATTGTCCATGACAAAACATTGTGGTCATATTTCATAGCCGCTTCTGCAATCTTTTTGTAGTCAAGTTCAAGGTTTGCAGATGCCAATAAACATTTTTCCCCTTCTGCAACTTCAGCACATGCCTCTAAAACCAATGGGTCTTTATTTGGGTCCCCACTACCGCCAATAACAAATGGAACATCTACTGCCTGCAATAAATCTTCCATTAACTTTGCTGCTTCTCTTGGGGAAGTGTCTTTAATTTTTGGGTCTGTTGAGATATGGTGGATTGTTATCATATCTGCACCAAATTCCTTAACACATTTCCTTGCCCATTCGCAAGGGTCTTCCATAACATCTGCAAAGTACTTCTTAACTGGTGCAGGCAGTCCATGCATAGGGATATCGAATATGTCAAATGTAACAACTGGTGGGTTTGGTTGTGGCTCTTCAAATCTATATAATGCTTTTTGTCCACCAATCTTGACGACTTTTCCTCTCCCACCTTCTGATTTTGGTTTTCCAAATTGAACCTCCCTAATGTATCCCTTATATGTTTCAATTGGTCTTTCCCAATCAACTTCTGGAACTTCAATGATCCCCTCTTCAGCAAGTTTTTCCTTTATTGTTGGTGTTTGTGGAATAACTACTGGAGGGGCCGAAGGTATGTTTATTATTAATTCATCTGCAGTGATTTCTATGTTTTCTATCTCTATGCGTCCTACCTTTTCCACTAACTTTATGATTGCATTCAAATCCATATCATCACCAATTTATCATTATAAATCATTACAAATTATCTATTATTATCTATATAAAGGTTTTGAATTTCGCTTGAAATCCAATTTTTCTTTTGGATATTATTAAAAATTCCTTTAATTTGATTTAATTTTTTTTAATTTTTTGTTTTCACTACACGGCATTATCCTTCCGTATACCGAAAAATTTTTATAAGTCAACATTTGATATGGTTATTAGAAATACTAAATTAATAAAGATTAACTCTACAGATTTACTGATAACGTAGGTATGGACAATAGATTCAAATATTTGGGTGGTTATATGGATTTGGATATGGAGATAATAAGGGCTTCAGTACATGGAGATGTTGAAAAGGTAAAATCCCTGATAAAAAAGGGTGCGAATGTAAATGCCAAAAATAAATTTGGGGGTTCAGCCCTCATGGCGGCAGTTATGAATAACCATATTGATGTTGTTAAAGTATTGATTGAAAATGGTGCCGATCTCAATGTAAAAAATAGGTTGGGAAGAACACCATTAATGGTTGCAATAGAAATGAAGCATATAGAAATAGCCAAATTACTTATAGAAAATGGTGCTGATGTAAATATGGCAGATATATCTGGAATAACACCAATTATGGTAGCGGAAGATTATCTCTTGCCTGAAATAGTTAGGTTACTCATAAAACATGGGGCAAGCACAGAAGGAACACGACATATCTATGAATAAAAAATAGTCATCATAAATGACAATATTCTTCATAAAATTAAAAAGCATAAATATTCCTATTTCGAAATTTTATACTTAAACCGACAAAAAATTCGCAAATGACTATAGATCCCTCTGCCAATGCCTCCATACGAATAAGAATAAGAAAATGAAATTTTAATTTTATGTTTAAATACGAAAAAACAAATCAAATCAACTCTTCTTGGTGAGCACCTTCGGGCATGTTGGAGGCATTGGCATCATTGGGAACTTCTATTTTAATCCCCTAAAATTTCATCATCTACCTCTGTAATGGTGGTGTGATTTATATTTAATATCTTACTTTCAAATTCATACTTTCTCTTTTCGAGTTTATCCAAAAAGTCCGATAAACCAAAGTCCTTTGCATCGCTATAGTTTAAATCAAATCTCTCATTTGGATTTATCTTTGAAAGACCTATTTTTAAATATTTTAATTCAGATATGTAATCATCAATCCCCGTCTCCTTATTTGTTTTTTGGATGATTATTTTTAATTTGACCATGTCTAACATTAATTTATCAAGTTTATCTTTTATTTTGTTTACTTCCTCCAATTTTTTATTTTTTGCCTTCTCTTTTAAATTTTCTGATAGGTTTATTAATTCTTCAACATCCCCTTTTTCAGATAAAATTAAGTTTATTGCCCTTAAACCATCTTCATAATCACTCAAATTCCTTGATACTTCATTCACATAATCATCCAACAACCTTAAAAACTTCATCTCCTTTCTTTTTAATGTAGATAATGCTTCTCCCAAGGTTATCTTTGCCATAGTTCCACCAAATTAATCTACAAAAAGTAAAAAATAAAATTAATTTATTTCTCTATGATTGTCTCTCTAATTGCCATTCCAAAGTGTCTTGCATTTTCATCTGGTTTTATTAAAACTTTATCCCCCTCTTTTAATTCTACAACTGATATTGGTGTTCCGTCCTCTTTAACCAACCTAATGGTCTCTGCATTTTGGAGGATTGTTCTTATTATGTCTCCTTTATATTCTGCCTCAATGAGCATTAATGGTCTCTTCTCAATTTTCACGCGTCCAATGATTACTTCCCTTGCCCTTCCATCCTTATTTACAACCAATACTTTATCTCCTGCTTTTAACTCACTTAAGTATTTTGTCTTATTTCCTGGGCATAAAATGTATGCGTGAACTGGTCCCGCATTCACTCTAAAAGGTCTCGTTGCAACATAAGGATTCTCTACTGTCTCAGAGTGCACCAAAAACATTCCTCTTGAATATGAGCCAATTAACATACCCTCTCCAATTTCCATTAATGAGCAAGTATCTATACAAACCCTATCTCCACTACCAATAGGCTCAACCTTTTTGATTGTTGAAACATCCAACTCAATTCTCTGGGCATTAATACTTTCAAGAAGTTCCATCAATTCTTTTATATCATTAAAATCATTTGGGAACAATAAAACTCCGTCAACACCTTTTTCCAAAATTTCGTAGGCAGTTTTTGCCTCTTTTATTGAATTTACTGCTGCTATTATTTTTATATCCTCATTAAACAAATCTGCAATGAGGTTTTCTAATGGAATGATTGTCCAATCTCTTCCTTCCAATATAATATTATCAACAAAATCCAACCTACTAACTTCCGATGCAAATATTTCATCATCTTTACTTTCAATTGGGATGTAAATGGCAGTTTCTTTTCCTAATTCCTTTGCCTTCCTTAATATCTCTAAATCATCATCCTTTCCTATAACAACAATATCTGCATTTAAATCATTTGATGCCACTTTTATATTTCCCAATTCTCTTATTTTTTCTATGTCTTCACTCTTTGCCATTACAACAGGAACACTTGATTCTAAGGCACATTTAACAATCTCTTTTCTATCTTCCCAATCATCTCCAATAACATTAACCCATGCAAACTTCATTAACTCACCCTCATGACAATTATTACTCTTAAAAACTATAGTTGTTTGCGAATTTTTTGTAATTATTTATATGCTCTATATTTCAAATGGATATTGGTCATCCTTAAATTTTGAAATAATGTTCAGTAATTCCATAAAATTATTAATGGTTATTTCTAACATCTAACGCAAACAACTATAGTTTTTAAGAGTATTTAAAATTTTTAATTTATTGATTTAAATTAATGGTTATTGTAGATTGCAATGCCTATCTTTCATTTCATTTTCTGAAATGCCTAATCTCTTCATCAATAATGCCACAACAACATCTAAAAAAATAAATGCCATGAACTCAAATGCTGTGCCTAATGGAAGGTATTCATTTTTTGATATGCATATAGGAATCCAGATGTTGGAGATTTTTGCAAGTGTATTTGGGATATTGCAAGTTATCGCAACCACATTATCTGCTTTTTTTGCTATTTCTTTTGTTAAGGTCGTTTCCCCACTACCTGAAATCACTATTAATAAATCTCCCTCTTTAAATGATGGGCATATTGTTTCCCCAACCACATAAGCGTTAAATCCTAAATGCATTAAACGCATTGCAAATGCCTTCCCCACCAATCCACTCCTGCCGACTCCAAAAACAAATATGTTTTTTGCGTTTATAATGGCATCTAAAAAAGAATTTAGTTTATTTTTTAGATTTTCATCATATTCAAATTCCATCAGTAGTTCTATATTTTTTGCTATGTGTGGGAGAATTTCACCAATCAATATAAACACCCAAATCTTTAATATTTAATAATGACAAATTTCGACAAAAAATATAAATTTAAATAAATGGATTATATTTAATAAAAAAAATAAAATGGTGGGGGTGCTGGGATTTGAACCCAGGTCCAGGGATTACTCCTGCCATCGGGTTTTAGTCCAGTGCCCCATGGACATCTGGAGTCCCCGATGATAGTCCTGGCTACACCACACCCCCACAATAATAACCACATTAAATACATACCACTTTAATATTTAAACTTTACGGATTATTGTTTATTTAAATCCTTAATTATTCAATAAAAGTTGATATTGGTAAGATTTAAAATTGGGTTATTATAAATAAATTTTAATAAAATTCGCAAACAACTATAGTAGTTTGTGAAATTTATATTATGCTATGTTACAAAAACAGATAGTCATGGAGGTGCAAATATCATTAAAAAATTACTTGAATATTTAAAGCAAACTCATCCAGATGATTTGAAGGTTTTAAGGACGATAGAATTGCTTATGAGGTATCATGAATGGGTTCCAGTTGATGAAATTGTTAGGAAGGTTAAGATGGATGAGAAGGATGTTTTGTATAGATTGAAGAGGTTGAATAAATTTGAGTTTGTGAATCGCTCAAGATATGGATATAGGTTATCTTTTGGAGGATATGATGCCCTTGCTATGAATGCATTTATTAAAAAAGGACTTATAAAGGCAATTGGTGGCAAGTTAGGTGTTGGTAAGGAGGGGGATGTTTATAATATCCTTCTTGAAGATGGAAGAGAGGCAGTTTTAAAATTCCACAAACATGGAAGGACATGCTTTACAAGAGGGAAGAGATATAGGGATTATATAGTAGATAAGAGACATATAAGTTGGCTTTACACTTCAAGGTTGACTGCGGAGAGGGAATTTGAAATATTAAATGAACTATTTCCTATTGTAAAAGTTCCTGAGCCAATAGAGCAAAATAGACATGCAATAATTATGGGTAAGATATGCGGGGATGAATTAAAAAGAGTGGATTTGGAAGAATTGGGGGTAGATGCAAATAAATTGTTTTGGGATATTATTGAGGAAATAAAAAAATCTTATGAATTGGGCTACATTCATGGGGATTTGAGTGAATTCAACATTTTGATTGATGAAAATGGGAATTTTGTCATAATAGATTGGCCTCAGGCAGTAAATACTTGCCATCCTGATGCAGAGTTTTATTTGAAGAGGGATATAGGTAATGTGGTGAGATACTTTAAAAAGTATAAGATAAAAGAGGATGTAGATAAGTTGTATGAATATGTGACAAATAAAAATAAAAATGAAGAGGATAAAAATGAATGGGGATGAAGGTAGATAATATAATTGATCCCTAAAACTTTTTTAACCAACTTTTTTTAATTTCATTTAATCAAGTTTTCTGGTGATAGGATGAAGGTTGAGTTTATGCAGGGAAATATGGCATGTGTTGAAGGAGCGATAAAGGCAGGATGTAGGTTTTTTGCAGGTTATCCAATAACACCTTCAACAGAGATAGCAGAAGGGATGGCAAAGAAATTACCAAAGGTTGGAGGGTATTATGTCCAAATGGAGGATGAGATTGCAAGTATCTCTGCAGTGATAGGTGCAAGTTGGGGAGGATTAAAATCAATGACTGCAACAAGTGGGCCAGGATTTAGTTTAATGCAGGAAAATATTGGCTATGCGTTTATGACAGAAACACCATGCGTAATAGTTAATATTCAAAGAGGAGGTCCTTCAACAGGACAACCAACAATGGCATCTCAAGGAGACATGATGCAGACAAGATGGGGAAGTCATGGGGATTATGAGCCAATAGTTATTTCTCCAAGTTCAGTTCAGGAGATGTATGATTTCACAATAATGGCATTTAATTATGCAGAGAAGTATAGAATTCCAGTGTTTTTAATGGCAGATGAGATTGTAGGGCATATGAGGGAGAAGGTTGTTTTACATGATAATTTTGAGATAATTGATAGGAAAAAGCCAGAGGAAAAACCATGCAAAAATCCATATCCGTTTGATGTTGATGTTCCTCCAATGCCAGTGTTTGGAGAGGGCTACAATATCCACGTTACTGGCTTAACACATAACGAAAAAGGTTATCCTGATGTTTCACCCGAAACACATGATAAATTGGTTAGAAGGATAACCAATAAAATAAGAAAAAATAAAGATGACATTGTGAAGTATGAAGGGAAGTATTTGAATGCTGATGTGATGTTTGTTTGTTATGGGACTCCTTCGAGGGCAGTTAAACATACGGTTGAGGAATTAAGGAAGAAAGGTATTGATGCTGGATATATAAGGTTAATAACAGTATTCCCATTCCCAGATGAGTTGATAAAAGGTTTAGATGCATCAAAGGTTATAGTGCCTGAAATGAACTTGGGGCAAATCTACTATGAGGTTGAGAGATGTGCGAAGGGAGATGTTGTCTTAGTGGATAAGATAGGTGGAGAATTGCATAGACCTGAAGATTTGGAAAAAGCAGTCTTCGAATAATTTTTTATATATTTTGCCGAATGGTGGTTTAAATGAAAAAGATTTTATGTTTTTTTGTTTTGTTAGTTGTTGTTTCTTTTTGTGGATGTTTTGAGGAAAATAAATTAAAAACTGTTAATACTGAAAATAATTCAAATAATTTGAATGAAACTGGCGAAGATGTATTTATTTTAAATGAAACAAATGAGAACAACAGTAAAATAGAAAATATCACAATAAACAAAACTTGTAATTTTTCAAAGATTAATGCTACTAAGTGCCTTTCTATTGATGACATGTTTTTGAAATTAGATTATGTAAATCAGATAAATGCTTCGAATAGTAATGGAGTGCGGATAATCAAAATTTATAAAACAAATAATATAACGGTTGTTTTTGATGTGAGTGAGTATGAGGTTAATTTCTATGGTGCAATGAGATACAACAAGGTTAGGAAATATGTCCTTAGAGATAAATTTGGAAATTATAGGTGTTATGAGTTTATCCCATACTACAAAAATGGGTCTGAAAGTTATTGCTATGTGAGAAAGATAGGAAAATATTGGGTAATAATGGGTTTTAACAAAAAAGATAAAAAAGTTTATGAACTTTGGGAAAAATGGAACGGATATATTTATAAAAAATTATAAAAAATTTAGTTAAATGCATTTTTTATTGAATTGACAATTGCGTTTATAATCTCTTCATCAGATAATCTTTCAGCATCCTTTGATGTTAAATCAACCCTTAAACTTTTACTTGCCCTTGGCATTCCTGCAACAGTAATTGTTATTATTCCGTAATCTACCAACAAATTAAATCCAATATCTATTAGTTTGTTTGTATTGTTTTCAGTGTTGGTAACTTTTTTTATAACAAATCCTGTTGGGGTTTTTTCATAGGAGATGTTTATTTTTTCATCTTTTTCTCTTAATTCATAGTTTAAATCATCTAATGCACTTAAATCAAAGTTCTTTGCTCTTTCATAGGCTTTTTTCAATTTATCTAAATTAAATGACTCCAATCCCCTAACCATTCCAGCCATTATTGGAGGTTGTGCTTCCAATCCAAAACTTAATCCAACTGTATATATTCTATCGACCAATTCTTTTAAACCACCAAGTAATCCCCCTCTTGGACCGTCCATTAATTTATCCGTACTTGTTACAACCAAATCTGCCCCTAATTCCAATCCTGATGGTTGATTAAAGAGGGGTCTTAACCTTGCTCCTGAAGCATCATCTACAAATACAATTGATTTTTTCTTTTTTGCGTAGTTTATGATTTCTTTCATTATCTCTAAATTAATAACCTTATGGTCCATTGTTGCTCCAGTTATTATTGTCAGGGTATTTTCATCGATTTTTTTTAATATCTCTTCAACATTATCATCTTCAAAATACTCTGCTCCTATTATTTTACAACTTTTTGGTATTGATGGATGTGAGGGAAGTTCTGGAACATAGTGAACAACTTTTTTTGGTCTTATTGCAAGAATTGTTGCCAATATTGCTGAGGAAGTTCTGTTAAATCCAACAGCCTTATGGTTTTCATTTCCCCTTAAATGCATTAATCCAAGTTTATTTAATTCTTCTGAGTATATTGCAGGCCCAACATAGGTTTCAAGTAGGGCTTTATCCTCTTCTGTTATTTTAAATCCGCCTGCTAATCCAGTTAGATCATATATCCCTTTTCTACCTTTCTTTTTAATTAGATCCCTAATTATCTTTCTACACTTTTCTAATCTTAGCAATTCGTTCTCATCGTCCATAATGGTTTCACCTAAGAATATAAATGAAGATTTAAGATTTTAAGATTATGTTCCACAGGCATCTATATCATTTGAAATTTCTATTTTTCCTTCTTTCATTAATTTTTTTATTAATTCATCCTTGTCTAGTACTTCTCTTTTCTCTTTTTCTTCTTCCTCCAATATTTCCAATAAGTAGGGTTTGTACATCAAATCATTATCTAAAACTACCCATACACTGTTTTCGTCAGTTTTTATATCTACAACATGTCCCTTTGTACCGGTGTTGACGTATCTTACATAAGAGCTTATGGTAATTTCATTTCCATTTACGTCTTGAATCATAAAACTCCCTCATTTTATTACTGGTTGTTGTATTATTTGTGCATTTACAGATATATATATTATTGTTTTATTCCTAAAAACAATACATTCACCAAACTGCCAGTATAGTATGCAGTTGAAGGTGACAACCTGACCGAAGGGTCAGGTTGGATGCAAGCCCGCGACCAAGGTGAAACCCAGTAGCGGCCACAAGAGGAATATATCCTCTCTTGCGATCGTCTCCCATTTAATTCCGGTTGATCCCGCCGGAGGCCACTGCTATTGGGGTCCGACTAAGCCATGCGAGTCTATGGGCTTTTGCCCATGGCGGACGGCTCAGTAACACGTGGCTAACCTACCCTCGGGTGGGGGATAACCTCGGGAAACTGAGGATAATCCCCCATAGGGGAAGAGGTCTGGAATGATTCTTCCCCGAAAGCATATGCGCCCGAGGATGGGGCTGCGGCCGATTAGGTAGTTGGTGGGGTAACGGCCCACCAAGCCTACGATCGGTACGGGCCCTGAGAGGGGGAGCCCGGAGATGGGGACTGAGACACGGCCCCAGGCCCTACGGGGCGCAGCAGGCGCGAAACCTCCGCAATGCGCGAAAGCGCGACGGGGGGACCCCAAGTGCCCATGCACTGCATGGGCTTTTCCGGAGTGTAAACAGCTCCGGGAATAAGGGCTGGGCAAGTCCGGTGCCAGCAGCCGCGGTAATACCGGCAGCCCAAGTGGTGGCCACTTTTATTGGGCCTAAAGCGTCCGTAGCCGGCCCAGTAAGTCCCTGCTTAAATCCTACGGCTTAACCGTAGGACTGGCAGGGATACTGCTGGGCTTGGGACCGGGAGAGGGCAGGGGTACTCCGGGGGTAGCGGTGAAATGTGTTGATCCCCGGAGGACCACCTATGGCGAAGGCACCTGCCTGGAACGGGTCCGACGGTGAGGGACGAAAGCCAGGGGAGCGAACCGGATTAGATACCCGGGTAGTCCTGGCCGTAAACGCTGCGGACTAGGTGTCGGGTAGGCCTTGTGCCTACCCGGTGCCGAAGGGAAGCCGTTAAGTCCGCCGCCTGGGGAGTACGGTCGCAAGACTGAAACTTAAAGGAATTGGCGGGGGAGCACTACAACGGGTGGAGCCTGCGGTTTAATTGGATTCAACGCCGGGCATCTTACCAGGGGCGACGGCAGGATGAAGGCCAGGTTGACGACCTTGCCAGACGCGCCGAGAGGTGGTGCATGGCCGTCGTCAGCTCGTACCGTGAGGCGTCCTGTTAAGTCAGGTAACGAGCGAGACCCGCGCCCCATGTTGCCATCCTTCCCTCTGGGGGAGAGGCACTCATGGGGGACCGCTGGCGCTAAGCCAGAGGAAGGAGCGGGCAACGACAGGTCCGCATGCCCCGAATCCCCTGGGCTACACGCGGGCTACAATGGCTGGGACAATGGGATGCAACCCCGAAAGGGGGAGCAAATCCCCTAAACCCAGCCGTAGTTCGGATCGTGGGCTGTAACTCGCCCACGTGAAGCTGGAATCCGTAGTAATCGCGCCTCATCATGGCGCGGTGAATGCGTCCCTGCTCCTTGCACACACCGCCCGTCACGCCACCCGAGTTGGGTTTAGGTGAGGCCCTGGCCTCTGGCTGGGGTCGAACCTAGGCTCAGCGAGGGGGGCGAAGTCGTAACAAGGTAGCCGTAGGGGAACCTGCGGCTGGATCACCTCCTGAGAAAAAAAGTGGCCGTTACTGGGCACCAAATGGTCGCGGGCTTTTTACGTGCAGTCCATAATCTATTGGTTATGGACGAAGGGCCTGATTGATGAGGGCCACGCATAAGCCCCCGTGCCTGGTGATATCCAGGTACTCCGCTGGGTATCCGGTATCCCGCCTGGTGGATGGCTCGGCTTGGGACGCCGAGGAAGGGCGTGGTAAGCTGCGATAAGCCCGGGCGAGGTGCAGACAGCCGTCGAACCCGGGATTCCCGAATGGGACTTCCTGCCCATTTGGGCGACCCCAGCAGGGGTCGGGAACGCGGGGAATTGAAACATCTTAGTACCCGCAGGAAAAGAAACCAACAGGGATGCCGTGAGTAGGGGCGACCGAAAGCGGCACAGGGCAAACCGAACCCCATGCCGTAAGGTATGGGGGATGTGGAGTTGCAAGGCTTCCCGCTAAGACCTGGATTGGGAAGCCGAAGTGGTCTGGAACGGCCCGCCATAGAGGGTGAAAGCCCCGTAGGCGTAACCAATCCAGGTCTTGGGAAGTTCTTGAGTACCGTGCGTTGGATATCGCGCGGGAATCTGGGAGGCATCGGTCTTCCAACCCTAAATACGTCCCAAGACCGATAGCGCACTAGTACCGTGAGGGAAAGCTGAAAAGCACCCTTAGTAGGGGGTGAAAAGAGCCTGAAACCAGGTGGGGGTAGTAAGGCACGGCTCCAAAGGCAACCGCCTCGAAGGAACCCTCCGCGAGGAGGTAGTACGAGAGGTGGAGCCAGGGTCGTGCCGTCCGTTTTGAAAAACGGGCCGGGGAGTGTACGGGTGTGGCGAGCCTAAGGGGTTCAACCCCGGAGGCGTAGGGAAACCGACAAGTCCACAGCCTTTGGCGAGGGACGGGGTCTTTAAGGGCCCGGAGT from Methanotorris formicicus Mc-S-70 includes these protein-coding regions:
- a CDS encoding DUF2098 domain-containing protein; translated protein: MIQDVNGNEITISSYVRYVNTGTKGHVVDIKTDENSVWVVLDNDLMYKPYLLEILEEEEKEKREVLDKDELIKKLMKEGKIEISNDIDACGT